A stretch of the Lolium perenne isolate Kyuss_39 chromosome 3, Kyuss_2.0, whole genome shotgun sequence genome encodes the following:
- the LOC127325531 gene encoding uncharacterized protein, producing the protein MCHFPSQWASVERTAVAARRSSPGTGQEGPPLGHGRTERQRGQADHKLWYCFVKVFSVDLASGSDKESLHCALVEECLAVGERRGSKEREEARLFYGCGTSLPGSILHLEKVNEQCRLSYTHALLISYRLLEGHLFVLSRLLGAAFTFLFQFLLDWLFSNNSFIGFVKKEVRAIPAENNGARSRSGGMNIFLASPDGHVVSGGVAGLLVAASLVECAKSSLEWLVKH; encoded by the exons ATGTGTCATTTCCCCTCTCAATGGGCGTCTGTGGAGAGGACGGCCGTGGCGGCTCGCCGTTCGTCGCCGGGTACGGGGCAGGAGGGTCCTCCCCTTGGCCATGGTCGCACCGAGAGACAGAGGGGGCAG GCTGACCATAAATTATGGTATTGCTTTGTGAAAGTATTTTCTGTTGATTTAGCCTCTGGTTCAGATAAAGAAAG TTTGCATTGCGCATTGGTTGAGGAGTGCCTGGCAGTTGGCGAGAGAAGAGGATCAAAAGAACGAGAGGAGGCAAGATTATTTTATGGTTGTGGAACCAGTCTCCCGGGTTCTATTTTA CATTTGGAGAAAGTCAACGAGCAGTGTAGGTTatcatatacacatgcacttcttATTTCCTATCGTCTCCTGGAAGGACACTTATTTGTTTTGTCTAGATTACTGGGTGCTGCATTTACATTCTT GTTTCAGTTTCTACTAGATTGGTTGTTTAGCAACAATTCTTTCATAGGATTTGTGAAGAAAGAAGTTAGGGCTATTCCAGCTGAAAATAATGGAGCACGAAGTCGATCAGGTGGGATGAACATTTTTCTTGCAAGCCCAGATGGTCATGTTGTCAGTGGTGGAGTTGCTGGCCTACTGGTGGCGGCAAGTCTTGTTGAG TGTGCAAAGTCAAGCCTAGAATGGTTGGTCAAACATTGA